One part of the Paraburkholderia flagellata genome encodes these proteins:
- a CDS encoding OmpH family outer membrane protein has translation MLTGMFSRRTIGAITVSLALLGFGMGVAQAQEARIAAVNSDRILRESAPAKAAQTKLEAEFAKRDKDLQDMAQRLKSMSDSLDKNGPSMSPTDRAQKQRDLSALDSDFQRKQREFREDLNQRRNEELAAVLDRANKVIKQIAEQQHYDLIVQEAVYVSPRIDITDQVLKALAANSTGSGSSSN, from the coding sequence TTGCTAACGGGTATGTTTTCCAGACGCACGATCGGGGCGATAACCGTGTCGCTGGCGCTCCTCGGCTTTGGCATGGGTGTGGCGCAGGCGCAGGAAGCAAGGATCGCGGCGGTCAATTCCGATCGCATCCTGCGCGAATCCGCTCCCGCGAAGGCCGCGCAGACCAAGCTCGAAGCCGAGTTCGCCAAGCGCGACAAGGATCTGCAGGACATGGCGCAACGCCTGAAGTCGATGTCCGACTCGCTCGACAAGAACGGCCCGTCGATGTCGCCGACCGATCGCGCACAGAAGCAGCGCGACCTTTCCGCGCTCGACAGCGACTTCCAGCGCAAGCAGCGCGAATTCCGCGAAGACCTGAACCAGCGCCGCAATGAGGAACTGGCGGCGGTGCTCGACCGCGCGAACAAGGTGATCAAGCAGATCGCCGAGCAGCAGCATTACGACCTGATCGTGCAGGAAGCGGTGTACGTGAGCCCGCGCATCGACATCACCGACCAGGTGCTGAAGGCGCTCGCAGCGAACAGCACTGGCAGTGGTAGCAGCAGCAACTAA
- the lpxD gene encoding UDP-3-O-(3-hydroxymyristoyl)glucosamine N-acyltransferase, translating into MAFTLEDIVGRFGGEVVGDATQRVSSLAPLDQAGPQQLAFLANPKYLAQVETTRAGAVLISPGDLEKLASREGRNFIVTPNPYAYFARVAQAYIDLAAPKAQPGVHASAHVDAKAQVAASAVIGPNVTIEAGAVIGENVRLDANVFIGRGTEVGEGSHLYPGVTIYHSCKLGARAIVHAGAVIGSDGFGFAPDFTGEGDARTGSWVKIPQVGGVAIGPDVEIGANTTIDRGAMADTIIEECVKIDNLVQIGHNCKIGAYTVIAGCAGIAGSTTIGRHCMIGGAVGIAGHVTLGDYVIVTAKSGVSKSLPKAGIYTSAFPAVDHADWNKSAALLRNIDKLRDRIKALEAAVTQKPQGE; encoded by the coding sequence ATGGCATTTACGCTTGAGGACATTGTCGGGCGGTTCGGCGGCGAGGTGGTGGGCGATGCGACGCAACGCGTCAGTTCGCTGGCGCCGCTCGACCAGGCTGGTCCGCAACAGCTCGCGTTCCTCGCCAATCCGAAGTATCTCGCGCAGGTAGAGACGACCCGAGCGGGCGCCGTGCTCATCAGCCCAGGCGACCTCGAGAAGCTCGCATCGCGCGAGGGCCGCAACTTCATCGTCACACCGAATCCGTATGCTTACTTCGCGCGTGTCGCGCAGGCGTATATCGACCTCGCCGCGCCGAAGGCGCAGCCGGGTGTCCACGCCAGCGCCCACGTCGACGCAAAGGCGCAGGTTGCCGCGAGCGCGGTGATCGGTCCGAACGTCACGATCGAAGCGGGCGCCGTGATCGGCGAAAACGTGCGGCTCGACGCGAACGTCTTCATCGGCCGCGGCACAGAGGTAGGCGAGGGCTCGCACCTGTATCCGGGCGTGACCATCTACCACAGCTGCAAACTTGGCGCACGCGCCATCGTGCATGCGGGCGCCGTGATCGGCTCGGACGGCTTTGGTTTCGCCCCCGATTTCACGGGCGAGGGCGACGCGCGCACGGGAAGCTGGGTCAAGATTCCGCAGGTGGGCGGCGTGGCCATTGGGCCCGACGTCGAGATCGGCGCGAACACGACGATCGACCGCGGCGCGATGGCCGATACGATCATCGAAGAATGCGTGAAGATCGATAACCTCGTGCAGATCGGCCACAACTGCAAGATCGGCGCGTACACGGTCATCGCGGGCTGTGCCGGCATTGCGGGCAGCACGACGATCGGGCGCCATTGCATGATTGGCGGCGCGGTGGGCATTGCGGGGCACGTCACGCTGGGCGACTACGTGATCGTCACGGCAAAGTCGGGCGTCTCGAAGTCGTTGCCGAAGGCCGGCATCTACACGAGCGCTTTCCCGGCGGTCGATCACGCCGACTGGAACAAGAGCGCCGCGCTGTTGCGTAACATCGACAAGCTGCGCGACCGTATCAAGGCGCTCGAGGCGGCGGTTACCCAGAAGCCGCAGGGCGAATAA
- the fabZ gene encoding 3-hydroxyacyl-ACP dehydratase FabZ, producing MNIEKLNFDIHKILTLLPHRYPFLMVDRVIELEPHKSIKALKNVTVNEPFFTGHFPQRPVMPGVMILEALAQTAALLTFSEEEQDFENTLYYFVGIDGARFKRVVEPGDQLILNVTFERYMRGIWKFKAVAEVEGSVACEAELMCTVKKMDAAQ from the coding sequence ATGAACATCGAAAAACTCAACTTCGACATCCACAAGATCCTCACGCTGTTGCCGCACCGCTATCCGTTCCTGATGGTGGACCGGGTCATCGAGCTGGAGCCGCACAAGAGCATCAAGGCGTTGAAGAACGTGACGGTCAACGAGCCCTTTTTCACGGGGCACTTCCCGCAGCGTCCGGTGATGCCCGGCGTGATGATTCTCGAGGCGCTGGCGCAAACCGCCGCGCTGCTCACGTTCTCGGAGGAGGAGCAGGACTTCGAGAATACGCTGTACTACTTCGTGGGCATCGACGGCGCGCGCTTCAAGCGCGTGGTCGAGCCGGGCGACCAGCTTATCCTCAACGTGACGTTCGAGCGCTACATGCGCGGCATCTGGAAGTTCAAGGCGGTAGCCGAGGTGGAAGGCTCCGTGGCCTGCGAGGCGGAACTCATGTGCACCGTCAAGAAAATGGACGCGGCGCAATAA
- the lpxA gene encoding acyl-ACP--UDP-N-acetylglucosamine O-acyltransferase has translation MSRIHPTAVVESGAQIDESVEIGPFAVIGANVTIGARTKVGSHSVLEGHTTIGEDNTIGHYASIGGRPQDMKYKGEPTKLVIGNRNTIREFTTLHTGTVQDTGVTIIGDDCWIMAYVHVGHDCRLGNNIIMSSNAQLAGHVIVDDHAIVGGMTGVHQFVRIGAHSMVGGASALVQDVPPFVVAAGNKAVPHGINVEGLRRRGFSPDAISALRSAYRTLYKNGLSLEEAKVQLADLAQAGGDGDVHVKALLDFVEQSQRGIIR, from the coding sequence ATGAGCAGGATCCATCCCACTGCGGTCGTCGAGTCGGGCGCGCAGATCGACGAATCGGTCGAAATCGGGCCGTTTGCGGTCATCGGTGCGAACGTCACCATCGGTGCGCGCACGAAGGTCGGCTCGCATAGCGTGCTGGAAGGCCACACGACGATTGGCGAAGACAACACGATCGGCCACTACGCGTCGATCGGCGGGCGTCCGCAGGACATGAAGTACAAGGGCGAGCCCACGAAGCTCGTGATCGGCAACCGCAACACCATCCGCGAGTTCACGACGCTGCATACGGGCACGGTGCAGGACACCGGCGTCACGATCATCGGCGACGACTGCTGGATCATGGCCTACGTGCACGTCGGCCACGATTGCCGTCTCGGCAACAACATCATCATGTCGAGCAACGCGCAACTCGCGGGCCACGTGATCGTCGACGACCACGCGATCGTCGGTGGCATGACCGGCGTGCACCAGTTCGTGCGCATCGGCGCGCATTCGATGGTCGGTGGCGCCTCGGCGCTCGTGCAGGACGTGCCGCCGTTCGTGGTCGCCGCCGGGAACAAGGCGGTGCCGCACGGCATTAACGTCGAAGGTCTGCGCCGCCGTGGCTTCTCGCCCGACGCAATTTCCGCGTTGCGCTCGGCGTATCGCACGCTTTACAAGAACGGGCTCTCGCTCGAAGAGGCGAAGGTGCAGCTCGCCGATCTCGCGCAGGCGGGCGGCGATGGCGACGTGCACGTGAAGGCGCTGCTCGACTTCGTCGAGCAGTCGCAACGCGGCATCATTCGCTGA
- the lpxB gene encoding lipid-A-disaccharide synthase, whose protein sequence is MALQTRPLRLAMVAGEPSGDLLAASLLAGLKARLPDTTQYYGIGGPRMTAAGFDAHWPMEKLSVRGYVEALRHIPEILRIRNELKHQLLAEPPDAFIGVDAPDFNFGLEHALRDAGIPTIHFVCPSIWAWRGGRIKKIQKAVDHMLCVFPFETALLEKAGVAASYVGHPLADEIPLEPDMAGARHTLGLPESGPVIAVLPGSRRSEINLIGPTFFDAMQIMQRREPALRFVMPAATPAIHAQLQELASAHEGLALTIIDGQSQLAMTAADAILVKSGTVTLEAALLKKPMVISYKVPWLTGQIMRRQAYLPYVGLPNILAGRFVVPEILQHFATPEALADATLTQLQDEANRRTLTEVFTQMHLTLRQNTAERAAEVVAGIVERRKGRA, encoded by the coding sequence ATGGCGCTGCAAACGCGTCCGCTGCGCCTCGCGATGGTCGCCGGCGAGCCGTCCGGCGACCTGCTCGCGGCATCGCTGCTTGCGGGTCTCAAGGCCCGCTTGCCCGACACTACGCAGTACTACGGAATTGGAGGCCCGCGCATGACGGCCGCCGGCTTCGATGCGCACTGGCCGATGGAAAAGCTCTCGGTGCGCGGCTACGTCGAGGCGCTGCGGCACATTCCCGAGATTCTGCGCATCCGCAACGAGCTCAAGCATCAGTTGCTGGCCGAACCGCCTGACGCCTTCATCGGCGTGGATGCGCCTGACTTCAACTTCGGTCTGGAGCACGCGCTGCGCGATGCGGGCATTCCGACGATCCACTTTGTCTGCCCGTCGATCTGGGCGTGGCGTGGCGGTCGCATCAAGAAGATCCAGAAGGCTGTGGATCACATGCTGTGCGTGTTCCCGTTCGAAACGGCGCTCCTAGAGAAGGCTGGGGTGGCGGCGTCGTATGTGGGCCACCCGCTCGCCGACGAGATTCCGCTCGAACCGGACATGGCCGGCGCGCGCCACACGCTTGGCCTGCCGGAAAGCGGCCCGGTAATTGCGGTGCTGCCGGGCAGCCGCCGCTCGGAAATCAACCTGATCGGGCCGACCTTCTTCGACGCGATGCAGATCATGCAGCGGCGCGAGCCGGCGCTGCGTTTCGTGATGCCGGCGGCGACGCCCGCTATCCACGCGCAGTTGCAGGAACTCGCAAGCGCGCACGAGGGTCTCGCGCTCACGATCATCGATGGCCAGTCGCAGCTCGCGATGACGGCCGCCGACGCGATCCTCGTGAAAAGCGGCACGGTCACGCTCGAAGCGGCGCTGCTCAAGAAGCCGATGGTCATCTCCTACAAGGTGCCCTGGCTTACGGGACAGATCATGCGCCGCCAGGCCTATCTGCCTTACGTGGGCCTGCCGAACATTCTCGCGGGGCGCTTCGTCGTGCCGGAAATCCTGCAACACTTCGCGACGCCAGAGGCGCTTGCCGACGCGACGCTCACGCAGTTGCAGGATGAGGCGAACCGGCGCACGCTGACCGAGGTGTTCACGCAGATGCATCTGACCCTGCGCCAGAACACCGCGGAGCGCGCGGCCGAAGTGGTCGCGGGCATCGTCGAACGCCGCAAGGGGCGGGCATGA
- the rnhB gene encoding ribonuclease HII gives MSEGAIKRAKAPAVKKPPSQAAIKLAARRKAARQAGLLFESPDDVICGVDEAGRGPLAGPVVAAAVILDPARPIRGLDDSKVLTAQAREALYERIVERSLAWCVGEASVEEIDTLNILHATMLAMRRAVEGLSIVPTLAKIDGNRCPVMPVRSEAVIGGDALVPSISAASIIAKVTRDRMLVDLHQLHPHYGFDAHAGYGTPQHLEALRVHGPCEHHRRSFAPVRDAYALHGIVLTGAATVAGAAAGLEEGDAFAPLP, from the coding sequence ATGAGCGAGGGTGCGATCAAGCGCGCGAAAGCGCCGGCCGTGAAAAAGCCGCCGTCGCAGGCGGCCATCAAGCTCGCCGCGCGCCGCAAGGCAGCGCGGCAAGCCGGGCTGCTGTTCGAGTCGCCAGACGATGTGATCTGCGGCGTGGACGAGGCGGGGCGCGGGCCGCTCGCCGGGCCCGTGGTCGCGGCGGCCGTGATTCTCGATCCGGCCCGGCCGATTCGCGGGCTCGACGATTCGAAGGTGCTGACGGCGCAGGCGCGCGAAGCGCTGTATGAGCGCATCGTCGAGCGCTCGCTCGCATGGTGCGTCGGCGAGGCGAGCGTCGAGGAAATCGACACGCTCAACATTCTGCACGCAACGATGCTGGCGATGCGGCGCGCCGTCGAAGGCTTGAGCATCGTGCCGACGCTCGCGAAGATCGACGGCAATCGCTGCCCGGTGATGCCGGTGCGCAGCGAGGCGGTGATTGGCGGCGACGCGCTCGTGCCGAGCATCTCGGCGGCGTCGATCATCGCGAAGGTTACGCGCGACCGCATGCTCGTCGATCTGCACCAGCTCCATCCGCATTACGGTTTCGACGCCCACGCGGGCTACGGCACGCCGCAGCATCTCGAAGCGTTGCGCGTGCATGGTCCGTGCGAGCATCACCGGCGCTCGTTCGCGCCCGTGCGTGATGCGTACGCGTTGCACGGCATCGTGCTGACCGGTGCGGCAACGGTGGCCGGCGCCGCTGCTGGCCTCGAAGAAGGCGACGCCTTCGCGCCATTGCCTTGA
- a CDS encoding TrmH family RNA methyltransferase: protein MKAITSRDNPLYKRLKALAGSTHQQRRSHQALLEGFHLASAWLDGGSQPEYCVVTEGALTHEEAQAIVARVDERRVISLPDALFGQLSNVVHGVGLLLLVDMPQTQLPERVGSTCLVLDGLQDAGNVGSILRSAAAAGIDRVFCTPGTAYVWSSKVLRSAMGAHFLVQVFENVEAEALVGMLGVPVVITDSHGAQAIDEADLTGQVAWVFGNEGAGVSQVWRDAAALRVTIPQPGGMESLNVAAAAAVCVFEQCRQQRHVR from the coding sequence GTGAAAGCCATTACCTCGCGCGACAATCCGCTCTACAAGCGTCTGAAGGCGCTGGCCGGCTCGACGCATCAACAGCGGCGCAGCCACCAGGCTTTGCTGGAAGGCTTCCACCTTGCGAGCGCCTGGCTCGATGGCGGCTCGCAGCCCGAATACTGCGTGGTGACCGAAGGCGCGCTCACGCATGAAGAGGCGCAGGCCATCGTCGCCCGCGTGGACGAGCGCCGCGTGATCTCGCTGCCCGACGCGCTCTTCGGGCAACTCTCGAACGTCGTGCATGGCGTGGGGCTCCTGTTGCTCGTCGATATGCCGCAAACGCAGTTGCCTGAGCGCGTCGGATCGACTTGCCTCGTGCTCGACGGATTGCAGGACGCCGGCAATGTCGGCTCGATCCTACGCAGCGCGGCGGCCGCCGGCATCGACCGAGTCTTTTGCACGCCGGGCACGGCCTACGTGTGGTCGTCGAAGGTGCTGCGCTCAGCAATGGGCGCGCACTTCCTCGTGCAGGTGTTCGAGAACGTGGAGGCCGAAGCGCTCGTCGGGATGCTTGGCGTGCCGGTCGTCATCACTGATTCGCACGGCGCGCAGGCGATCGACGAGGCCGATCTCACAGGCCAGGTCGCATGGGTGTTCGGCAACGAAGGCGCGGGCGTTTCGCAGGTGTGGCGCGACGCGGCGGCGCTGCGTGTGACGATTCCGCAGCCGGGCGGCATGGAGTCGCTCAACGTCGCAGCGGCGGCGGCTGTGTGCGTGTTCGAGCAATGCCGGCAGCAGCGGCATGTCCGCTGA
- the ppsR gene encoding posphoenolpyruvate synthetase regulatory kinase/phosphorylase PpsR, whose protein sequence is MPPTVFIVSDGTGITAETFAHSILSQFDQKFRLVRVPFVDSTDKAYSTAEKINEAAVQEGRRPIVFTTLVDSNSNEIVKRANALVMDMFQTFVEPLEQELELKSSHAMGRGHQNADTDEYKNRIEAINFSLAHDDGQSDRNLADADVILVGVSRSGKTPTSLYLAMQYGVKAANYPLIPDDFERGKLPNALLSHRTKIFGLSIDPQRLTEIRNERRPGSKYAALENCRYEVNEAEAMMRREGIKWLSSTHKSIEEIATTILQEIRIDKPSY, encoded by the coding sequence ATGCCGCCTACCGTATTCATCGTCTCCGACGGTACCGGGATCACTGCCGAAACCTTCGCGCATTCGATCCTGTCTCAGTTCGACCAGAAATTCCGTCTCGTGCGCGTGCCGTTCGTCGACTCGACCGACAAGGCCTACTCGACCGCCGAGAAAATCAACGAAGCCGCCGTGCAGGAAGGCCGCCGCCCGATCGTTTTCACGACGCTCGTGGACAGCAACTCGAACGAGATCGTCAAGCGCGCCAATGCGCTCGTGATGGACATGTTCCAGACCTTCGTCGAGCCGCTCGAGCAGGAGCTTGAGCTCAAGTCGAGCCACGCGATGGGCCGCGGCCACCAGAACGCCGACACCGACGAATACAAGAACCGTATCGAGGCGATCAACTTCTCGCTCGCCCACGACGACGGCCAGTCCGACCGCAATCTCGCCGACGCCGACGTGATCCTCGTGGGCGTGTCGCGCAGCGGCAAGACGCCTACGAGCCTTTATCTCGCGATGCAGTACGGCGTGAAAGCCGCAAACTACCCGCTGATTCCCGACGATTTCGAGCGCGGCAAGCTGCCGAACGCGCTGCTTTCGCATCGCACGAAGATCTTCGGTCTCTCGATCGATCCGCAGCGTCTCACCGAGATCCGCAACGAGCGGCGTCCGGGCAGCAAATACGCTGCGCTGGAAAACTGCCGCTATGAAGTAAACGAAGCCGAGGCGATGATGCGCCGCGAAGGCATCAAGTGGCTCTCGTCGACGCACAAGTCGATCGAGGAAATCGCCACCACGATCCTGCAGGAAATCCGCATCGACAAGCCGTCGTATTGA
- the ppsA gene encoding phosphoenolpyruvate synthase: MTNTVAKDQAYVVPFEQLRMTDVEIVGGKNASLGEMISQLAEAGVRVPTGFATTALAFRDFLKHNNLTERIAARLETFDVDDVKALAEAGKEIRQWIIDAPLQPKLEADIRAGFVTLQNGSPSELSFAVRSSATAEDLPDASFAGQQESYLNVVGIEDVLDRLKHVFASLYNDRAISYRVHKGFTHAEVALSAGVQRMVRSDRGAAGVMFTLDTESGFKDAVFITSSYGLGETVVQGAVNPDEFYVFKTTLAQGKAPIIRRSIGSKLIKMEFTQPGEPGRVKTVDVTHEQRNRFSITDEDVIELAKYAVIIEKHYQRPMDIEWGKDGLDGKIFILQARPETVKSQAAGKVEQRFKLKGQSQVLATGRAIGQKIGAGRVKVIHDPSEMERVQPGDVLVADMTDPNWEPVMKRASAIVTNRGGRTCHAAIIARELGVPAVVGCGDATDVLKDGALVTVSCAEGDEGRIYDGLLETEVSEVQRGELPAIPVKIMMNVGNPQLAFDFSQLPNAGVGLARLEFIINNNIGVHPKAILEYPNVDADLKKAVESVARGHASPRAFYVDKLTEGIATIAAAFYPKPVIVRLSDFKSNEYKKLIGGSRYEPDEENPMLGFRGASRYIAEDFAQAFEMECLALKRVREEMGLTNVEIMVPFVRTLKQAERVVGLLEKFGLKRGVNDLKLIMMCEVPSNAILAEEFLQYFDGFSIGSNDLTQLTLGLDRDSGMELLAVDFDERDPAVKFMLKRAIETCRRLNKYVGICGQGPSDHPDFAQWLAEEGIASISLNPDSVVETWQQLAKSQSK; this comes from the coding sequence ATGACTAACACCGTTGCCAAGGATCAGGCGTATGTAGTGCCTTTCGAGCAGTTGCGGATGACCGATGTCGAGATCGTGGGCGGCAAGAACGCCTCGCTCGGCGAAATGATCAGCCAGTTGGCTGAAGCTGGCGTGCGTGTGCCCACGGGCTTCGCCACGACTGCGCTCGCCTTCCGCGACTTCCTGAAACATAACAACCTGACCGAGCGGATCGCCGCGCGTCTGGAGACGTTCGACGTCGACGACGTGAAGGCGCTGGCCGAAGCCGGCAAGGAGATCCGTCAATGGATCATCGACGCGCCGTTGCAGCCGAAGCTCGAAGCGGACATCCGCGCCGGTTTCGTGACGCTCCAGAACGGTTCGCCGTCTGAGCTGTCGTTCGCCGTGCGTTCGTCGGCAACGGCAGAAGACCTGCCTGACGCATCGTTTGCCGGTCAGCAGGAAAGCTACCTCAACGTGGTGGGCATCGAGGACGTGCTCGATCGCCTCAAGCACGTGTTCGCGTCGCTCTACAACGACCGCGCTATTTCCTATCGTGTCCACAAGGGCTTCACCCACGCCGAAGTCGCGCTTTCGGCTGGCGTGCAGCGCATGGTCCGTTCGGACCGCGGTGCAGCGGGCGTGATGTTCACGCTGGACACGGAATCGGGCTTCAAGGACGCCGTCTTCATCACGTCGAGCTATGGCCTCGGTGAAACGGTCGTGCAGGGCGCTGTGAATCCGGACGAGTTCTACGTCTTCAAGACCACGCTCGCTCAGGGCAAGGCTCCGATCATCCGCCGCTCGATCGGCTCGAAGCTCATCAAGATGGAATTCACGCAGCCTGGCGAGCCTGGCCGCGTGAAGACGGTCGACGTCACGCACGAACAGCGCAACCGCTTCTCGATCACCGACGAAGACGTGATCGAGCTGGCCAAGTACGCCGTCATCATCGAGAAGCACTACCAGCGTCCGATGGACATCGAGTGGGGCAAGGACGGCCTCGACGGCAAGATCTTCATTCTCCAGGCGCGTCCGGAGACGGTGAAGAGCCAGGCCGCGGGCAAGGTCGAGCAGCGCTTCAAGCTCAAGGGCCAGTCGCAGGTTCTCGCAACGGGCCGCGCAATCGGCCAGAAGATCGGCGCGGGCCGCGTGAAGGTGATTCACGACCCGTCCGAAATGGAACGCGTGCAGCCGGGCGACGTGCTGGTCGCCGACATGACCGACCCGAACTGGGAGCCGGTGATGAAGCGCGCTTCGGCAATCGTCACGAACCGTGGCGGCCGTACGTGTCACGCGGCGATCATCGCGCGTGAGCTGGGCGTGCCGGCAGTCGTGGGCTGCGGCGATGCGACCGACGTGCTGAAGGACGGCGCGCTCGTGACGGTTTCGTGCGCGGAAGGCGACGAAGGCCGCATCTACGACGGTCTGCTCGAAACCGAAGTCAGCGAAGTCCAGCGTGGCGAGCTGCCGGCCATTCCGGTCAAGATCATGATGAACGTCGGCAATCCGCAGCTCGCGTTCGACTTCTCGCAACTGCCGAATGCAGGTGTTGGCCTCGCCCGTCTCGAGTTCATCATCAACAACAACATCGGCGTGCACCCGAAGGCGATTCTCGAGTACCCGAATGTCGACGCGGACCTGAAGAAGGCCGTGGAAAGCGTTGCACGCGGCCATGCATCGCCGCGCGCGTTCTATGTCGACAAGCTGACCGAAGGCATCGCCACGATCGCAGCGGCGTTCTATCCGAAGCCCGTCATCGTGCGTCTGTCCGACTTCAAGTCGAACGAGTACAAGAAGCTGATCGGCGGTTCGCGCTACGAGCCGGACGAAGAAAACCCGATGCTGGGCTTCCGCGGCGCGTCGCGTTACATCGCCGAGGACTTCGCGCAGGCGTTCGAAATGGAGTGCCTGGCGCTCAAGCGCGTGCGTGAAGAGATGGGTCTCACGAACGTCGAGATCATGGTGCCGTTCGTGCGCACGCTCAAGCAAGCTGAGCGCGTGGTGGGTCTGCTCGAGAAGTTCGGCCTCAAGCGCGGCGTGAACGATCTCAAGCTCATCATGATGTGCGAAGTGCCGTCGAATGCGATCCTCGCCGAAGAGTTCCTGCAGTACTTCGACGGTTTCTCGATCGGCTCGAACGACCTCACGCAGCTCACGCTCGGCCTCGACCGGGACTCGGGCATGGAACTGCTGGCCGTCGACTTCGACGAGCGCGATCCGGCCGTGAAGTTCATGCTCAAGCGCGCGATCGAAACCTGCCGCCGTCTGAACAAGTACGTCGGCATCTGCGGTCAGGGCCCGTCCGACCACCCGGACTTCGCCCAGTGGCTCGCGGAAGAAGGGATCGCTTCGATCTCGCTGAACCCGGACTCGGTTGTCGAGACGTGGCAGCAGCTGGCGAAGTCGCAGTCGAAGTAA
- a CDS encoding NfeD family protein has product MGPHGLFWWIAAGVLIVAELMTGTFYLLMIALGFLAGALSYELGAPLDVQLIVAAVVGLAAVITLRRSRFGRRRRMTDASTDPGVNLDIGATLAVAAWHDRRARTMYRGAEWDAELAPGEPEDAPLYEIKAVRGSCLIVAAKHEQGETNASGTARDGARHA; this is encoded by the coding sequence GTGGGTCCGCATGGTTTGTTCTGGTGGATTGCTGCCGGCGTGCTCATCGTCGCGGAACTGATGACGGGCACCTTCTACCTCTTGATGATCGCGCTCGGCTTTCTCGCCGGTGCGCTCAGCTATGAGCTTGGCGCGCCGCTCGACGTGCAACTGATTGTCGCGGCGGTGGTTGGGCTCGCGGCCGTGATCACGCTGCGGCGCTCGCGCTTCGGCCGGCGCCGGCGCATGACCGATGCTTCGACCGATCCGGGTGTGAACCTCGATATTGGCGCAACACTCGCCGTCGCCGCCTGGCACGACCGCCGCGCACGCACGATGTATCGCGGCGCCGAATGGGACGCCGAACTCGCACCTGGCGAGCCCGAAGATGCGCCGCTCTATGAAATCAAGGCAGTGCGCGGCAGTTGCCTGATCGTCGCGGCAAAACACGAGCAGGGCGAAACCAATGCGTCCGGCACCGCTCGCGACGGCGCACGCCACGCGTGA
- a CDS encoding SPFH domain-containing protein translates to MEVPVVGLILLVIVIVLIAQTIKIVPQQHAWVLERLGRYHATLTPGLTIVLPFVDRVAYKHVLKEIPLDVPSQVCITRDNTQLQVDGVLYFQVTDPMKASYGSSNFVFAITQLSQTTLRSVIGKLELDKTFEERDFINHSVVSALDEAASNWGVKVLRYEIKDLTPPKEILHAMQAQITAEREKRALIAASEGRKQEQINLAAGAREAAIQKSEGERQAAINQAQGQAAAILAVAEANAQAIQKIGNSIQAQGGMDAVNLKVAEQYVNAFANLAKQGNTLIVPGNMGDLSTMIASALTIVNRAGLREGQISGAGATKGA, encoded by the coding sequence ATGGAAGTCCCAGTCGTCGGCCTGATACTGCTCGTGATCGTCATCGTGCTGATCGCGCAGACCATCAAGATCGTGCCGCAGCAGCATGCCTGGGTGCTCGAGCGGCTTGGGCGCTACCATGCCACGCTCACGCCTGGGTTGACGATCGTGCTGCCGTTCGTGGATCGCGTCGCGTACAAGCACGTGCTCAAGGAGATCCCGCTCGACGTGCCGAGCCAGGTCTGCATCACGCGCGACAACACCCAGCTTCAGGTGGATGGCGTGCTGTACTTCCAGGTGACCGATCCGATGAAGGCGTCCTACGGATCGAGCAATTTCGTGTTCGCGATTACGCAGCTTTCGCAGACCACGCTGCGTTCCGTCATCGGCAAGCTCGAACTCGACAAGACCTTCGAGGAACGCGATTTCATCAACCACAGCGTCGTGTCGGCGCTCGACGAAGCCGCCTCGAACTGGGGCGTGAAAGTGCTGCGCTACGAGATCAAGGATCTGACGCCGCCGAAGGAAATCCTGCACGCCATGCAGGCGCAGATCACCGCCGAGCGGGAAAAACGCGCGCTCATCGCAGCCTCGGAAGGCCGCAAGCAGGAGCAGATCAACCTGGCGGCAGGCGCGCGCGAGGCGGCGATCCAGAAGTCGGAAGGCGAACGCCAGGCGGCCATCAACCAGGCGCAGGGTCAGGCGGCGGCCATTCTGGCCGTGGCCGAGGCGAACGCGCAGGCCATCCAGAAGATCGGCAACTCGATCCAGGCGCAGGGCGGGATGGATGCCGTCAACCTGAAGGTGGCCGAACAGTACGTGAATGCTTTCGCCAATCTCGCGAAGCAGGGCAATACGCTGATCGTGCCGGGCAACATGGGTGATCTGAGCACGATGATCGCATCGGCACTAACGATCGTGAACCGGGCGGGTTTGCGCGAGGGGCAGATCAGCGGCGCCGGGGCGACGAAGGGCGCATAG